A region of the Ctenopharyngodon idella isolate HZGC_01 chromosome 2, HZGC01, whole genome shotgun sequence genome:
ctgaaatgaggaggcacattttttatttatgaatcaaatgtaaatttatgtgcATTAatcttaacgttgacacatcttccttgttaaatgaacattacataaaaaaaacaaacaaatacaattctattttgtaattttacattaacattgtattgtaataaatgttctatttttctttttaatagtcaactattttggatcatcagtcatgctccataaacaccgtctgtcacagacacgaagatgtatttttaatttcaccaagctgattgcactaaaaccCCGCAGTCATgatgttttcagtccatttcaagtttgattttgacgtgacataaagcggtgatatctaactgggtgatctgtttacttacttttcaattagtcttcccattgacgccatcatttgttcattcaaactgacgcgtggaacgtgcacgtaaacaagaggcgggatttatcgcacaaaccaatcatatccaatcataaccaattacatccaatcatagcgcgatggagccattgcctcctctcacgtgactttcccccattcattctcaattaccccccacaaaacccaccgcacccTATAGGGGGTCTAATGGTTGTCTATAAGtggaaagggaggcatgactcctgctgtaactttacctgcgggtgtcgctgttgggcagtgttcctttagaaatacgagtgacttgcgctctttttaatgtcataatttgtaatatttgtgttgttttatatgtaatatggattattttctcatccaatttttttttttgaggaggcactgccccccttgcctcctcggaggaaacgcccctggtacatatacaataaaatatacataaacaaaatatacacaaacaGTGCTGACAATACAGTATAATGCACATTATACAGGGAAGTTGACTTTACGGGTGTAGTATACATAGTATACATAATGtagattttttgtgtgtgtagtgGTGTAGTTCGCACTACATTTGAAGTGAATCAGTTGTAGTTCATCAGTTTGATAGCCTGAGGGAAGAAGATGTCCCGCAGCGCGGGCCCAGATGCTTTGGTAACGTCTGCATGATGGTAGCAATGAGAGGAGTCCGTGATTTGGGTGGTTAGAATCATTGATGATCCTCTTAGCTTTCCTCACACAGTGCATGTTGTAGATATCTTGGAGGGAGGCAATCTCACCTCCAACGATGTGCTGGGCTGTTCTTACTAGCCTACCCTCTGCAGTGCTTTGTGATTTGCAGCAGTATTGTTCCCAAACCAGGTAGTACTGAGCCAAACAGGATGCTTTGGTGCATTTGTAGAACAATCTGAGGATGCTGGAGCTCATTCCAAATTTCCTCAGTCTTCTCAAGAAGAAGAGGCTCTGATGGTCCTTCTCCACAACGGCTTCAGTTCGTTCTGACCATGTGAGGCCATCACTGATGTGGACACTGAGAAATTTGAAGCTTTTGACTCTTTTTACTGGAGTTCCGTTGATGGTGATGGGGCTatgttttctgttctgtttcctGAAGTCTACGATCAGCTCCTTGGTTTTTGAGACACTGAGAGAGAGGCTGTTGTTCTCCTGGCACCAGTGTGTTAGGGAGCTCACTTCTAGGCCCTCTCATTGTCTTGCTCAATATTGGCAGCAGGTGGGTGTGAGTGCATCTCCACACACAGTGAGGCCAAGACTTTTGGACAATGGCCTGGTGTTAAGAAAGGCAGCAAAGAAGCCACTTCTCTCCAAgaaaaacataatggacagaCTGAAATTCTGCAGAAAGTACAAgtggtgttttatttaaagggctATTTAAATAGTCAACAAAGTTCCCAGTTATCCCCCtctaatgacaaaaaaaaaaaaaactatataaatagTATTGACAGTATTGACAGTTACACCAACAGGGACTGTAATGACATCACATTCTAAATACATCAacattaatatggagttggtgcccctttgcagctataacagcttccactcttctgggaaggctttccacaagattttgaagtgtttcTGTGGGAATGTTTGCCCAttcacccagtagagcatttgCGAGGTCAGGCACTTATGTTAGATGAGAAGGCCTGGCGCGCAATCTTCGTTTCAGTTCATCTCAAAGGTGTTTGATGGGGTTGAGGTCAGTCAAGTTTTTCTACACCAAACTCATCCAACCATGTCTTTACGAACCTTTCTTTGTACACTGGGGCACAGTTGTGCTGGAATAGAAAAGGGCCTTCCTCAACTGTTGCCACAAAGTTGGAAGCATAGcattgtccaaaatgttttgttatgctgaAGGACCTATAGCCCAAACCCTAAAAAAACAGCCCCATACCATCATCCTACCTCCAACAGACTTTACagttggcacaatgcagtcagccAGGTAACGTTCTTCATGATTCATCATTCCACACAACACAtttccactgctctagagtccagtagTGACATGCTTTACACCACTCCATCTGAAGCTTGGCATTGTACTTGGTGATGTGAGGCTTGCgtgcagctgctcagccatggaaacccattccatgaagctcccgccacacagtttttgtgctgATATCAATGACAGTGGAAGTTTGGAACTCTTCAGCTATGGAATCAGCAGAGCGTTGGCAACTTGTACGCACCATGCGCCTCAGCACTCTGTGACTTTTGTAGCTGAGTTGCTGCTGTTTCTAAACAATAAGTTGATAATGGAATATCTAGTATGGAATATCTtatcacagtaccacgcttgaattcaatGAGCTTCTCAGAACGACCCATTTTTTcccacaaatgtttgtaaatgcagaCTGCATGGCTatgtgcttgattttatacagctGTGGCAATGGGTCTGACTGAAACAACAGAATTCAATAATTAAGAGGactctttgattaatagaaatttcaaaagcattaatttgaaatagattGCTTTtactttactgtcagttttgataaatgtaatgtgtccttgctgaatatcaTAATGTCAGAGAGAGAACAAAGACAAGATGTATCAGCTTTGACTTGTTAGGTTTATTTATCGCTTTAATCTCCCACATACATTTCACACAGTGCAAGAAATTCAACTTTTGTGTAGATCGGGGCTGGAGCCAATTTCATCTCCCCCGTAAACTACGAAATTTGGAGGACTGTATTCCAGTATTAATTCAACATTCTTcacaaaataatgacataacATACTGCCTTCATTCCGGACACTTTTGTATTCACAAAATCATTAAAACCGTGATTTAAAAGAGCAGGAATGATTGGACTCAGAGTTCCTTCTGACAGTAATGATAAATCAAAGTTTAACATTCTTAATCTAACACAACTTTATACCACCCTCATTTAAACTAATGGATGAGCAGCACCAGTGTAAATTGGCATAACTACCCTGTACTGATATGACTGGATCATGCACATCCAAATTCAAGAGCTGGATCCATTTTCATCACCCttttaattcacaaaaaaaaaaaaaaaaaaaaaaaaaaaaaaaaaaaaaaaaaaagtggggaaaaaaaaacaatccaaacaacaaaaaataaagttctGATCTGTTCTCCTGAACAAAATACTACGAGTGCATCTTCAAGGCAAAAAAGTCCTTCTACCATTTTTGCCAATTGCTGTTTCACAAATAATATTGCTCTATATAAGGAAGGCCAGGATACATCATCTTTACAGTGTAATGATTTGAAAAAGGAGtcatttcaaaataattttaaagtgtcCATTtggcacacacacagcaaaaaaaaaaaaaaaaaattttgggAATGCATGTGTTTGCACATGCTTATGTGTGCCTGTTTAttgtaattgtgagaaaaaaggttTATCTCTTACATTACACCATCTATCCTCTGGCAATATGCATTAATGGAAAGACAATCAAGGCTGTTTATTGGTTGAGTAAAACTACTCTCCAGTTTTTGTCCCAGAGCTGCTCTTGAACTTGACCACCATGACAGTGATGTTGTCGGGGCAGCCGCGGTAGAACGACTGCAGCACGATGCTCTTAGCACCAAAGTGCGGCTCATCCAAGCGTTCGCGCACAAAGCGCACGGCCTCCTCGTTGCTGAACGCGTCCCACAGGCCGTCGGAGGCAAGGATCATGAACTCCGGCTGTAGCTTGTccaggtcaaaggtcaagatATCTGGGTCTGGGATGACCACATTCAAGTTCTTCAGAGGGTAGTCACCGAGTGAGCGCGACATGGCAAGGATGCCTTGCACACGCCAAGAACCATTAAAACTGATGAAGCCACCTGATGGATGAGATCACAGACACATGTTATATTCACACAGTGCAGTCACAGTGAAGTCATCTGGAACTGCCAGAAAGCCATCACAAGTGCaaacttaaaatgttaaaagtcatcaaaaatgattatattaacAACAACAGACCTAATAACTGTGTTAAACAAATTTTGTCCGTTAACTAAAatttttcattcaaattaaactgccatattaaaatacacaaaagaTTCATGTATTGTGACTTTCCCCATTCAAACCtttataaatatgcattttttaaaaatatgtatatgatAAACCTTATTAAATATGCTCTCATTAGAATGTATACACTACAGAAAACAATCACAAGTGTcacaatttttattataatatgaaaaaaaaaaaaaaaaaaaaaaattatatatatatatatatatatatatattatatatatataaaaaaccaataataattttattttatgggCGTTATAAATCAAAaggttattaaaaatattaaaaatattgttgtttgaacaaaaaaaaataacttaataataataataacaataacaacaacaacaacaacaatttttATCTTACAGATGTTATAAACCAAAAAggttataaattaaaaaaaatatttaattattactaaACTATaactaaataatattaattatttaaaaaaataaataaatgttgttttaacaaataaaaagttattttattattacaaattataattattattgtcatcattactactactactactactactactactactactaataataataacaaaaaaaatccaaaaatgacaaaaatccCTAGGAGATCTCTAGGGGACCTCAATTATACACCATGAGATGGTTCTCTTTACTATATGATCTCTTTAAGAAATGCCAATTATAATCAATGATGAAAAaggtgatacatttttaaaaatgtcaaaaaaaaaaaaaaaaaaaaaatgttttttgaaagtttGGTAgctgaataatttatttatttatttatttttttaaatgttttatttattttttagcaaaATCTAAAATCTGTTCCGTCTAACCGAAATCACCACTTATGCCTGTAGTAGCAGGCAAACTCACCGGCTCTCTTGATCCTCTTGCGCTCCTTCAGCTGGTAAGGTTTGTGATCATGCGACAAGGCCACAGCGTTGCCGTCCTTGTCACAGAGAACGCCGCGAGAGTCTCCAACATTTGCCACAGTCAGTTCACGGTCTGACAACAAGGCGATCAAACATGTTGTGCCTGAAAACAAAGATGAGAAATTCAGCCTTGTTTACAGTTTCCAGTCAGCCAAAGCACAAAGATAAGATCAACCTAAAACATACGCTCTTCCCTGCTCACCTGCTTCATCATGGGAGGCAGAGAACTTTTCCACCATGTCCCGGTCCACAGTCAGAATGCGCTGCTCAAGGATGGCGGGATAGGAGAGAGGGCTGTCTTTCTTTTCCCGCTCGTAGGCCTGCAGCTGCTGTTTCAGAGCCTCGGGTAGGTGGGCCTTCACATAATCAGCAGCGGCCTAAGAGAGAAACAGCAAAAACGATGAGAAACTTGCTATTCCTGTCACAAAAATACTCACATCAGCATTTTTTCAATTGAAATTCATCAAGTTCATTTGTAATTCTACTGACAACTGAAAAACTGTTAAAGtcgccatgaaatcaaaaacgACAATTTTTATGTTGCAGTGCTAactgatttatccatgcacatcattttttaaaaattcatatgcccttgtaatatttaatcaaaaacattaacctcCCCTCCTCATCAAAATGACGTCTGTCCTCTTCATGATGTGTTTTGGCGTAGTGTGGGGCTAAATTTCCTCCACAATTGACAGCAAACTGgtattcagatctgcctccgtTTAGTTAGCAAAGCCCAACTTCCTTCGACCTAATCAATTCCTGAAGGATGAAATCAAggcccgc
Encoded here:
- the ppm1la gene encoding protein phosphatase 1L is translated as MIGDTMTLLSLLGRIMRYFLLRPETLFLLCISLALWSYFFHTDEVKTIVKSSRDAVKMVKGKVAEMMMNDRLGGLDVLDAEFSKTWEFKNNNVAVYSIQGRRDHMEDRFEVLTDLVNRSHPSIFAIFDGHGGEAAADYVKAHLPEALKQQLQAYEREKKDSPLSYPAILEQRILTVDRDMVEKFSASHDEAGTTCLIALLSDRELTVANVGDSRGVLCDKDGNAVALSHDHKPYQLKERKRIKRAGGFISFNGSWRVQGILAMSRSLGDYPLKNLNVVIPDPDILTFDLDKLQPEFMILASDGLWDAFSNEEAVRFVRERLDEPHFGAKSIVLQSFYRGCPDNITVMVVKFKSSSGTKTGE